One genomic region from Bacillus aquiflavi encodes:
- a CDS encoding SMI1/KNR4 family protein — translation MITSVIKKLQEQLKIHFQPFLNPPASEDKIKAVEKEMNVTFPEDLRALYLTHNGEKQSGPGLFFGLPFLSLDEMLTEWKCWVGLEEDEELNTIDAYSVPQLWIKEKYANRYWIPISTDFGGNHLGIDLDPDECGKRGQVINFGADEEVKYVIAYHLSDFLTFITNTLKDGTYTIDEQEGDVSWSYGSIEQLHFLDAIRTMELPVLHPIEKNSADADGWFEQLDNDWVSIVNEMAVNPQSFTQKKNLLLMGKELTHITPLTICTDVRELVLSGNYINNLSPLKAITSLKNLYLCNNPVTDLKPIAYLKHLQFLNLEKTNVTNIQPLTVLSALKILNIAHTKIADYSPLSECKKLETLTCAISHIKQLEAIVNIAALKELHIQRLENVTEEVLALLGNLKTLKSLKIENATLQHVDFLRKNNALQQLTFTNSVIKDASTIVKLSRLTKLTLEGSTIGNLESIASSKSLTTFTGSFAQFYLLKDLFIQKIDFSQLVGETSEEEKEIWLHYLRKY, via the coding sequence ATGATCACTTCAGTTATAAAAAAATTACAAGAACAATTAAAGATACATTTTCAGCCGTTTTTAAATCCACCTGCGTCTGAGGACAAAATTAAGGCAGTTGAGAAGGAAATGAACGTAACCTTTCCAGAAGACTTGCGTGCTCTTTATCTGACACATAATGGCGAGAAACAATCGGGGCCGGGATTATTTTTTGGACTTCCTTTTCTTTCGTTGGATGAAATGCTGACAGAATGGAAATGTTGGGTGGGCTTAGAGGAGGATGAAGAACTAAATACGATTGATGCCTACTCAGTACCGCAATTGTGGATTAAAGAAAAATACGCGAACCGTTATTGGATCCCGATCAGTACAGACTTTGGGGGAAATCATCTCGGAATTGATCTTGATCCTGATGAATGCGGAAAAAGAGGGCAAGTCATTAATTTTGGTGCCGATGAAGAAGTAAAATACGTCATTGCGTATCATCTAAGCGATTTCCTCACATTTATCACAAATACACTTAAAGATGGCACTTACACGATCGACGAACAAGAAGGCGATGTAAGTTGGAGCTATGGATCGATTGAACAGCTCCACTTTTTAGATGCCATTCGTACGATGGAACTGCCTGTTCTACATCCGATAGAAAAAAATAGTGCAGATGCCGATGGGTGGTTCGAGCAATTAGATAATGACTGGGTTTCGATTGTAAACGAAATGGCGGTAAATCCACAATCATTTACACAAAAGAAAAATTTACTTTTAATGGGTAAAGAGCTGACGCATATTACACCGCTCACAATATGTACAGATGTAAGGGAGTTGGTTTTAAGCGGCAACTACATTAATAATTTATCACCGTTAAAAGCAATAACTTCTCTGAAAAATTTATATCTTTGCAACAACCCTGTAACGGACTTAAAACCAATTGCATACTTGAAACATTTGCAATTTTTAAATCTTGAAAAAACAAATGTGACTAATATCCAGCCGCTTACTGTTTTATCAGCGTTAAAAATATTAAATATTGCTCATACTAAAATTGCTGATTATTCGCCTTTATCCGAGTGTAAAAAGCTAGAAACATTGACGTGTGCGATTTCTCATATAAAGCAACTTGAAGCTATTGTAAACATTGCTGCTTTAAAGGAGCTGCACATACAAAGATTAGAAAACGTGACGGAAGAAGTTTTAGCGTTATTAGGAAATTTAAAAACATTAAAGTCATTGAAAATCGAAAACGCCACTTTACAACATGTAGATTTTTTACGTAAAAACAATGCGCTGCAACAATTAACATTTACAAATTCAGTAATTAAAGATGCTTCAACGATAGTAAAACTAAGCCGTTTAACGAAATTAACGTTAGAAGGTTCGACAATTGGCAATCTTGAAAGCATTGCCTCTTCAAAATCTTTAACTACATTTACAGGCTCTTTTGCACAATTTTATTTGTTAAAAGATTTATTTATTCAAAAAATAGATTTTTCACAGCTTGTTGGAGAAACATCAGAAGAGGAAAAAGAAATATGGCTTCATTATTTAAGAAAATATTGA
- a CDS encoding glycerol dehydrogenase gives MTKPVKSVTSPKKFIIGQNLLGDLSTYTKTFGDDAYVICDEFILERAKKEAEKSFEDAGHKSEFVQFNYQITQEEIDRHREAIRKTGANVIVGIGGGKTLDTAKATAYYEHLPVVIFPTIASTDAPCTALAVIYNSDGSFDRYLFLPANPDVVLADTNILAAAPTRFFVAGIGDALATYFEARACYHKNGDNLANMKPSLAGLGLSKMCYDTILKYGHQAKIAVDHGISTPAVENTIEATIYLSGVGAEAGGLAAAHAIHNGMTAVPSLHKAQHGEKVVFGLLTQLVLENAPKEELETVIEFIKKVGLPLTLNDLGLDKFREEEWRKVAEDACAEGDTMGNMPHPVTPDDVYQAIIAANALAEYYHD, from the coding sequence ATGACTAAACCAGTAAAATCAGTAACATCACCGAAAAAATTTATCATTGGTCAAAATTTATTAGGAGATCTATCAACGTATACAAAAACATTTGGTGATGATGCTTATGTTATTTGTGATGAATTTATCCTTGAACGTGCAAAAAAAGAAGCGGAAAAATCATTTGAAGATGCTGGTCATAAAAGTGAATTTGTTCAATTTAATTATCAAATTACACAAGAAGAAATTGATCGACACCGTGAAGCAATTAGAAAAACAGGTGCAAATGTAATCGTTGGTATTGGTGGAGGAAAAACGTTAGATACAGCTAAAGCAACTGCCTATTATGAACATTTACCAGTGGTCATTTTCCCAACTATCGCTTCAACAGATGCACCCTGTACAGCACTTGCAGTTATATACAATTCAGATGGTTCATTTGATCGTTACTTATTTTTGCCGGCGAATCCAGATGTAGTATTAGCGGATACAAATATATTAGCAGCTGCCCCGACTCGCTTTTTTGTTGCTGGAATTGGCGATGCCCTTGCTACATATTTCGAAGCACGCGCATGTTATCACAAAAACGGTGATAACTTAGCGAATATGAAACCTTCACTTGCTGGGTTAGGTTTATCGAAAATGTGCTATGACACAATTTTAAAATATGGTCATCAAGCTAAAATTGCAGTAGATCATGGAATTTCTACTCCAGCTGTTGAAAATACAATCGAAGCAACAATTTATTTAAGTGGTGTCGGTGCTGAAGCGGGTGGCTTAGCTGCCGCACATGCGATCCATAACGGAATGACTGCCGTTCCATCTCTCCACAAGGCGCAACACGGTGAAAAAGTCGTATTCGGTTTATTAACACAGCTTGTTTTAGAAAATGCACCAAAAGAGGAGCTTGAAACAGTTATTGAATTTATTAAAAAAGTTGGTCTGCCTCTAACATTAAACGATTTAGGTCTCGATAAATTTAGAGAGGAAGAATGGAGAAAAGTAGCGGAAGATGCGTGTGCTGAAGGAGATACAATGGGGAACATGCCACACCCCGTAACTCCTGACGATGTGTACCAAGCAATCATTGCGGCAAATGCATTAGCTGAATATTATCATGATTAA
- a CDS encoding LLM class flavin-dependent oxidoreductase — protein sequence MVKKRIYLNAFEMNCSGHQSPGLWTHPEDKSSTYKDAEYWIHLAKVLEKGCFDAIFLADVLGTYDVYDGSRDAAVRQGIQIPVNDPAFVVPIMAQVTKHLGFGLTASTSFEHPYVFARRISTLDHLTNGRIGWNVVTSYLNSGAVNVGLEQQISHDKRYDIADEYMEVVYKLWEGSWEDDAVVVNKERRLYADPRKVHDIRHEGNYYRVPGAHLCEPSPQRTPVIFQAGASKRGREFAAKHAELVFISSPTVTIAKNYVQSLREEANLVGCNPNEIKVLSLLTPIIGKTDEEAHNKYQDYKLHTSYEGALALYGGWSGVDFSTYQPNEELKYVENDAIRSSLEALTQIDPRKKWTVEEVADFVGIGGMGQVAVGTPEKVADLMEEWIRETGVDGFNIAYAISPGTFEEFVEYVVPILQKRGLVRTEYEQGTFRNNLFGYDYLPDHHIGRQYRKNLSLQTNS from the coding sequence ATGGTGAAAAAAAGAATCTATTTAAATGCATTTGAGATGAATTGTTCTGGTCATCAGTCACCAGGATTATGGACACATCCAGAAGACAAATCTTCCACATACAAAGATGCAGAATACTGGATTCACTTAGCAAAAGTATTAGAAAAAGGATGTTTTGATGCGATCTTTCTAGCGGATGTACTTGGAACGTATGATGTATATGACGGCTCAAGAGATGCAGCTGTTCGCCAAGGAATTCAAATTCCTGTTAATGATCCAGCATTTGTTGTACCGATAATGGCACAAGTAACAAAACACTTAGGTTTTGGATTAACGGCATCTACAAGCTTTGAACATCCTTATGTTTTTGCAAGACGAATTTCAACGCTCGATCATTTAACAAATGGACGTATCGGGTGGAATGTCGTTACATCTTATTTAAATAGCGGAGCTGTAAATGTTGGATTGGAACAACAAATAAGCCACGATAAACGTTATGATATTGCAGATGAATATATGGAGGTTGTTTATAAATTGTGGGAAGGGAGTTGGGAAGACGATGCGGTTGTCGTAAATAAGGAAAGGAGGCTCTATGCAGATCCAAGGAAAGTCCATGATATTCGACATGAAGGTAACTATTATCGTGTTCCTGGTGCACATCTATGTGAGCCATCACCACAACGAACGCCAGTTATTTTTCAAGCTGGAGCTTCAAAAAGAGGTAGGGAGTTTGCAGCAAAACACGCAGAACTTGTTTTTATTAGCTCCCCAACAGTAACAATTGCAAAAAACTATGTTCAATCTTTACGAGAAGAAGCAAACTTAGTCGGCTGCAACCCGAATGAAATAAAAGTCCTCTCCTTATTAACACCAATTATAGGAAAGACTGATGAAGAAGCACATAACAAATATCAAGATTATAAACTTCATACTAGCTATGAAGGGGCATTGGCATTGTACGGAGGATGGAGCGGAGTTGATTTTTCAACCTACCAGCCTAATGAAGAGCTGAAATATGTCGAAAATGATGCTATCCGTTCAAGTTTAGAGGCATTGACACAAATTGATCCGAGGAAAAAATGGACAGTTGAGGAAGTAGCTGATTTTGTTGGTATTGGCGGTATGGGTCAAGTCGCAGTAGGTACACCAGAAAAAGTGGCTGATTTGATGGAAGAGTGGATTCGTGAAACAGGTGTTGATGGTTTTAATATTGCTTATGCAATAAGCCCCGGTACTTTTGAGGAATTTGTTGAATACGTAGTTCCAATATTGCAGAAACGCGGACTTGTTCGAACGGAATATGAACAAGGTACGTTCCGCAACAACCTATTTGGTTATGATTATTTACCTGATCATCATATAGGTCGCCAATATCGAAAAAACCTCTCCTTGCAAACGAATAGCTAA
- a CDS encoding LLM class flavin-dependent oxidoreductase, with amino-acid sequence MKFGFWLPIFGGWLRNVKEEHMPPTFDYAKNVIQSAEAWGFDMTLIAELYLNDIKGIEHDSLEAWSTASALAAVTEKIEILTAIRPGFHNPAVIAKMAANIDHISNGRFTLNIVSAWWEEEAKQYGGIFTKHNERYDRTEEFIEILKGLWTQQSFRYDGEFYQIENAHLEPKPIQHPYPTLYAGGESERGKQAIVNQCDAYVMHGGTVDEIALKIADMKERRANAGKEPFQQFGMAAYVICRDSEKEAQQELQRITNVKKSASGYAGFVDFTTKSKLEKQVTLMDYSVSNRGLRPNLIGTPLQIAERIHAYEKVGLDLLILQFSPQLEEMERFAKDVIPLIKEKSSVERGLRNDGKNLCHSRK; translated from the coding sequence ATGAAATTTGGATTTTGGTTACCGATTTTTGGAGGATGGTTACGAAATGTAAAGGAGGAACATATGCCTCCCACATTCGATTATGCAAAAAATGTGATTCAATCAGCTGAAGCGTGGGGATTCGACATGACTCTAATTGCCGAGCTATATTTAAACGATATTAAAGGAATTGAACACGATTCGCTTGAAGCTTGGTCTACCGCTTCAGCTTTAGCGGCAGTGACTGAAAAAATTGAGATTTTAACGGCTATTCGCCCTGGATTTCATAATCCAGCTGTTATAGCGAAAATGGCGGCAAATATTGATCATATTTCAAACGGTCGTTTTACGTTAAATATCGTATCTGCGTGGTGGGAAGAAGAGGCAAAGCAATATGGCGGCATTTTTACAAAACATAACGAACGTTATGATCGAACAGAAGAGTTTATTGAAATATTAAAAGGACTTTGGACACAACAGTCCTTCCGGTATGATGGTGAATTTTATCAAATTGAAAATGCACATCTTGAACCGAAACCAATTCAGCATCCGTACCCGACATTGTATGCCGGGGGTGAAAGCGAGCGAGGAAAACAGGCAATTGTTAATCAATGCGATGCGTATGTCATGCATGGGGGGACGGTAGACGAAATAGCCTTGAAAATTGCGGATATGAAAGAACGTCGAGCGAATGCGGGAAAGGAACCTTTCCAACAGTTTGGAATGGCTGCCTATGTGATTTGCCGAGATTCGGAGAAGGAGGCACAACAAGAGCTACAACGAATTACTAATGTAAAAAAGAGTGCGTCAGGTTATGCGGGGTTTGTAGATTTTACAACGAAATCAAAATTGGAGAAACAAGTAACATTAATGGATTATTCCGTTTCCAATCGAGGATTACGTCCTAATTTAATAGGTACACCGCTTCAAATAGCTGAACGGATTCACGCATATGAAAAAGTTGGTTTGGATTTACTTATTCTACAGTTTTCACCACAACTAGAAGAAATGGAACGTTTTGCAAAGGATGTCATTCCTCTTATAAAAGAAAAATCTTCCGTTGAAAGGGGATTACGAAATGACGGGAAAAATTTATGTCATTCACGAAAATGA
- a CDS encoding ATP-grasp domain-containing protein translates to MTGKIYVIHENDEWTIHLTKRLDELALPYEEWHLNEGILDLTVSPPEGIFYSRMSASSHTRGHPFAPELTEAVIAWLEYYDRKIINGSRALRLEVSKVNQYTALEAAGIRTPNTIAAVGKEQIIRAAKRLDAASFITKHNRAGKGLGVQLFHSIDALNEYVKSPRFELSIDGITLIQEYIQAPEPYITRCEFVGGKFVYAVQVDTSEGFELCPAEACQIEDLFCPVGEKLPTKKPKFKIIEDFQEPIIEKYESFLKQNDIQIAGIEFIRNDRGELYTYDVNTNTNYNADAEFAVKKFGMLEVAKFLEQQLKTLTSTVKTNYSYK, encoded by the coding sequence ATGACGGGAAAAATTTATGTCATTCACGAAAATGATGAGTGGACGATTCACTTGACAAAGCGGTTAGATGAGCTTGCCCTGCCATATGAAGAGTGGCATCTTAACGAAGGAATCTTAGATTTAACTGTCAGTCCGCCAGAAGGTATTTTTTATAGTCGAATGAGCGCATCATCTCATACGAGAGGACATCCATTTGCTCCAGAACTAACTGAGGCTGTCATAGCTTGGTTGGAGTATTATGACCGAAAAATCATCAATGGCAGTCGTGCGCTCAGACTTGAAGTAAGTAAGGTCAATCAATATACAGCTCTTGAAGCAGCTGGAATTCGTACACCAAATACAATAGCAGCTGTAGGTAAAGAGCAAATTATTCGTGCTGCTAAAAGGTTAGATGCTGCTTCTTTCATTACAAAACATAATCGTGCAGGAAAAGGATTAGGGGTACAGCTATTTCATTCAATAGATGCGCTTAATGAATACGTAAAAAGTCCAAGGTTTGAACTGTCGATTGATGGGATAACCTTAATTCAGGAATATATTCAAGCACCTGAACCATATATTACTCGCTGTGAATTTGTAGGTGGAAAATTTGTTTATGCGGTTCAAGTAGATACATCAGAAGGATTTGAATTGTGTCCTGCAGAGGCTTGTCAAATTGAAGATCTGTTTTGTCCAGTTGGAGAAAAACTTCCTACAAAAAAGCCAAAGTTTAAAATTATAGAGGATTTTCAAGAACCTATTATTGAAAAATACGAATCTTTTCTAAAGCAAAACGACATTCAAATTGCGGGCATTGAGTTTATACGGAATGATCGCGGAGAGCTTTATACGTACGATGTTAATACAAACACAAATTATAATGCGGATGCAGAATTTGCGGTAAAAAAATTTGGCATGCTTGAAGTTGCTAAGTTTTTAGAACAGCAGTTAAAAACGTTGACATCAACTGTAAAAACGAATTATTCATATAAATGA
- the sfnG gene encoding dimethylsulfone monooxygenase SfnG yields MSLQFAYWAPNVSGGLVISNIQQKTGWSFEDNKRYAQIAENSGFDYVLLQTRFIASYGAENQLEASALASALAASTEKINIITAVLPGLWHPGVMAKIISTIDHISNGRASINIVSGWLKGEFNGYGEPWLDHDERYRRSEEFINVLRQLWSKEIANYRGDFYRLNDAPLKPKPIHPPKIFQGGNSRAAKEMAGRVSDVYLMNGGSLEEIKEQINEVRGYRKKHGAGDIQFGVNSFVIVRDTEKEAKQVLRDIVTNANEEAVQGFRDSVQAAGSSSPEGKGMWSESTFEDLVQYNDGFKTGLIGTAKQVANRIVELKKIGVDIVLTGFLHYEEDLKAFGEKVIPLVREKEQQQLEEVLK; encoded by the coding sequence ATGAGTTTACAATTTGCTTATTGGGCACCTAATGTGAGCGGGGGATTAGTCATTTCAAATATACAACAGAAAACCGGTTGGTCATTTGAGGATAATAAACGTTATGCTCAAATCGCTGAAAATAGTGGTTTTGATTATGTTTTGTTACAAACACGTTTCATTGCAAGTTATGGAGCTGAAAATCAATTAGAAGCCTCAGCGCTTGCTTCTGCCCTAGCTGCATCAACAGAGAAGATTAACATTATTACGGCAGTATTACCTGGATTATGGCATCCAGGTGTCATGGCTAAAATAATTTCAACCATCGATCACATTAGTAACGGTCGTGCTTCCATTAACATTGTTAGTGGTTGGTTGAAAGGGGAGTTTAATGGCTACGGTGAACCGTGGTTGGATCATGATGAACGTTACCGTCGTTCTGAGGAATTTATTAATGTACTTCGTCAATTGTGGTCAAAAGAAATCGCGAACTATCGTGGTGATTTCTATCGATTGAATGATGCACCTTTAAAACCAAAACCGATTCATCCGCCGAAAATATTTCAAGGTGGAAATTCCCGAGCTGCAAAGGAAATGGCGGGTCGTGTTTCGGATGTGTACTTAATGAATGGAGGTTCATTAGAGGAGATAAAGGAACAAATTAATGAAGTAAGGGGATATAGAAAAAAGCATGGTGCAGGTGACATTCAGTTTGGTGTAAATAGCTTTGTCATTGTTCGGGATACAGAAAAAGAAGCAAAACAAGTGTTGCGAGATATTGTGACAAACGCAAATGAAGAGGCGGTTCAAGGATTTAGAGATTCTGTCCAGGCAGCTGGATCATCTTCGCCCGAAGGAAAAGGAATGTGGTCTGAATCGACTTTTGAAGACTTAGTACAATACAATGATGGTTTTAAAACAGGACTTATCGGAACAGCTAAGCAAGTTGCTAATCGAATTGTCGAATTGAAAAAAATCGGTGTAGATATTGTTCTGACAGGATTTTTACATTATGAAGAAGACTTAAAGGCTTTTGGAGAAAAGGTGATTCCTTTAGTAAGAGAGAAAGAGCAACAACAATTGGAAGAGGTTTTAAAATAA